A DNA window from Paenibacillus sp. HWE-109 contains the following coding sequences:
- the folP gene encoding dihydropteroate synthase: MNVLSCGGHELPIGDRTIIMGILNVTPDSFSDGGDYVRVADAVSRARQMVAEGADIIDIGGESTRPGFAAVTQEEELRRVIPVIEALRREINVPISIDTYKAEVAKQALEAGAHIINDVWGGQADARMAIVAASYDCPFIITHNRTNSVYSDFIPDVINDLLLYTKQALEAGVREERIILDPGIGFAKSYEQNLQLMNQLAEITVLGYPVLLGTSRKSVIGLTLNLPPEERLEGTASTVVLGIAQGCGIIRVHDIQAMKRVAVMTDAIIRS; the protein is encoded by the coding sequence ATGAACGTGTTATCTTGCGGAGGACATGAGCTGCCCATTGGTGATCGAACGATCATTATGGGCATATTGAACGTAACACCAGATTCCTTCTCTGATGGCGGGGATTACGTCCGGGTTGCGGATGCGGTGAGCAGGGCTAGGCAAATGGTTGCTGAAGGCGCTGATATCATTGATATCGGAGGAGAATCTACCCGGCCGGGATTCGCTGCGGTTACTCAGGAAGAGGAGTTGCGACGTGTTATCCCTGTCATTGAGGCACTGCGTCGGGAAATTAATGTTCCTATTTCGATAGATACCTACAAAGCTGAAGTTGCTAAACAAGCACTAGAAGCGGGAGCGCACATTATCAACGATGTATGGGGTGGTCAAGCCGACGCGCGTATGGCAATTGTAGCTGCCAGCTACGATTGTCCATTTATCATTACCCATAATCGCACGAACTCGGTATACTCCGATTTCATTCCCGATGTTATCAACGATTTGCTTCTTTACACGAAACAAGCGCTAGAGGCTGGTGTTCGGGAGGAGCGTATTATTTTAGACCCCGGTATTGGATTTGCCAAGAGCTATGAACAAAATTTGCAGTTAATGAATCAACTGGCTGAGATTACTGTTCTCGGTTACCCTGTCCTTCTAGGGACATCCCGGAAAAGCGTGATTGGCCTAACCCTTAACCTGCCACCTGAGGAGCGTCTTGAGGGCACGGCTTCAACGGTTGTACTAGGGATTGCTCAAGGCTGTGGAATCATTCGTGTGCACGACATTCAAGCAATGAAACGAGTAGCGGTCATGACAGATGCCATTATCCGCTCATAA
- the folK gene encoding 2-amino-4-hydroxy-6-hydroxymethyldihydropteridine diphosphokinase: protein MTAEEREPTTTAYVALGSNIDDREHYLQDAIAALHQESGIQVTGLSSIYETEPVGYVDQSAFLNMVIQIHTSLPAEALLFTLLAIENRLGRTRDLRWGPRTIDLDLLLYGDEQLTTPDLIIPHPRMHERAFVLVPLTEVLSKRQDAAFEFISGHLEKLEGKEGVVLWKKAQ, encoded by the coding sequence ATGACAGCCGAAGAACGAGAACCAACTACTACCGCCTATGTGGCACTAGGATCTAATATCGATGATCGTGAACATTATTTGCAGGATGCGATTGCAGCGCTTCACCAGGAGTCGGGTATCCAAGTAACTGGCCTTTCCAGTATTTACGAAACCGAACCGGTTGGCTATGTGGATCAATCTGCTTTTCTCAATATGGTTATTCAAATTCATACGAGTCTGCCTGCAGAAGCATTGCTGTTCACTTTGCTTGCCATCGAGAACCGTTTGGGCCGTACGCGGGATTTGCGCTGGGGTCCAAGAACCATCGATTTGGATCTGCTCCTTTACGGCGATGAGCAGCTTACAACCCCCGACTTGATCATTCCGCATCCGCGGATGCATGAGCGGGCTTTTGTATTAGTTCCTCTCACAGAGGTTCTCTCTAAACGGCAGGATGCTGCATTTGAATTCATCTCCGGGCATTTGGAGAAACTGGAAGGAAAGGAAGGCGTCGTTCTATGGAAAAAAGCTCAGTAG
- the cysK gene encoding cysteine synthase A: MARLVQSITDLIGDTPLVRLNRVVPEGSAEVYVKLEYQNPGASVKDRIAISMIEVAEQEGKLKPGDTIVEPTSGNTGIGIALVAAAKGYKAILVMPETMSLERRNLLRAYGAQLVLTPGAEGMKGAIKRAEELQAENPSYFIPQQFKNPANVKVHRETTGPEIVEAINAHDGKLDAFISGIGTGGTISGAGGVLKENFPGIKIYAIEPAASPVLSGGKPGPHKIQGIGAGFVPDILNTKIYDEIIAVENEDAFETSRRVAKEEGILGGISSGAAIFAALKVAKELGTGKRVVAIIPSNGERYLSTPLYQFEEQ; encoded by the coding sequence ATGGCAAGATTAGTTCAAAGCATTACTGATTTGATTGGAGATACACCTCTTGTTCGTTTGAATCGCGTTGTTCCGGAAGGAAGCGCTGAGGTTTATGTAAAGCTGGAGTACCAGAATCCAGGTGCCAGCGTGAAAGACCGCATTGCCATCTCCATGATCGAAGTAGCTGAGCAAGAAGGCAAACTCAAGCCAGGCGATACGATTGTTGAGCCAACTAGCGGTAACACAGGAATCGGAATAGCTTTAGTGGCAGCAGCCAAAGGATACAAGGCGATTCTGGTTATGCCGGAAACGATGTCTTTGGAAAGACGCAACCTGCTTCGCGCCTACGGTGCACAGCTCGTTCTGACGCCTGGTGCAGAAGGAATGAAGGGGGCTATCAAGCGTGCGGAAGAGCTTCAAGCGGAGAACCCTTCTTACTTCATCCCGCAACAATTCAAAAACCCGGCTAACGTGAAGGTTCACCGCGAAACAACAGGACCAGAAATCGTTGAAGCTATCAATGCGCATGATGGCAAATTAGATGCTTTCATTTCCGGTATCGGTACTGGTGGAACGATCTCAGGCGCTGGCGGCGTGCTGAAAGAAAATTTCCCGGGAATTAAAATTTACGCCATTGAGCCTGCGGCTTCTCCGGTTCTTTCCGGCGGTAAACCAGGTCCTCATAAAATTCAAGGGATCGGTGCAGGTTTTGTTCCGGACATCTTGAACACGAAAATTTATGATGAAATCATTGCAGTAGAGAACGAAGATGCGTTCGAAACTTCCCGTCGTGTAGCCAAAGAAGAAGGTATTCTTGGTGGTATTTCCTCCGGAGCGGCGATTTTCGCAGCACTGAAAGTTGCAAAAGAACTTGGAACTGGCAAACGTGTTGTTGCTATTATCCCAAGTAACGGAGAGCGTTACCTCTCTACGCCACTTTACCAATTCGAAGAGCAATAA
- the pabA gene encoding aminodeoxychorismate/anthranilate synthase component II codes for MILVIDNYDSFTYNLVQYLGEIGEEVIVRRNDEIDLAGVEALAPDHILISPGPCTPNEAGISLSLIDHFKGIIPIFGVCLGHQSIGQAFGGDVIRAERLMHGKTSEIFHDGKTLFEGLPSPFIATRYHSLIVKAETLPDCLEVSAHTAEGEIMALRHKEYPIEGVQFHPESIITQHGHQILRNFLRRTAKAGV; via the coding sequence ATGATTTTAGTGATTGATAATTATGATTCGTTTACGTACAACCTCGTCCAATACTTGGGGGAGATCGGTGAAGAAGTCATCGTTCGTCGCAATGACGAAATCGATTTAGCGGGTGTAGAGGCTTTGGCGCCTGATCACATTTTGATATCTCCGGGACCTTGCACGCCGAATGAAGCCGGCATTAGCTTATCACTGATTGACCATTTCAAGGGTATAATTCCCATCTTCGGCGTTTGTCTGGGCCACCAATCCATTGGTCAAGCTTTTGGCGGCGACGTTATTCGTGCAGAACGTTTAATGCATGGCAAAACCTCAGAAATTTTCCATGACGGGAAAACGTTATTCGAAGGACTGCCTTCGCCATTTATAGCAACACGCTATCATTCTTTAATTGTCAAAGCGGAGACGCTGCCGGATTGCTTGGAAGTAAGCGCACATACCGCAGAGGGAGAAATTATGGCTTTGCGCCATAAGGAATATCCGATCGAGGGTGTTCAGTTCCATCCCGAATCGATCATCACACAGCATGGCCATCAGATTCTGCGGAACTTTCTTCGCCGGACGGCCAAAGCGGGAGTGTAA
- the pabC gene encoding aminodeoxychorismate lyase — protein sequence MIISVNGNLIDDKLAVVSVYDHGFLYGLGLFETFRTYGGKPFLLREHLDRLSAGCRELGIVFEPNLERLEGLIASLLQANELEDAYIRYSVSAGEEALGLPTEDYKQPTEIIYIKSLPARDEKTYQQGKALQLLKLPRNTPEGLYRFKSFHYMNNILAKRELQQYSWAAGAEGLMLSEDGYVAEGIVSNIFFVKNGIGYTPSLDTGILPGITRAHVLGLAQQQQIPTQDGLYRWEDLTEADEVFLVNSIQAIVPVTTLYTPSGQAYPVGSGLVGPLTRRLMESYH from the coding sequence ATGATCATCAGCGTTAATGGAAACCTGATCGATGACAAGCTGGCCGTGGTCTCGGTTTATGATCACGGCTTTCTTTACGGGCTTGGTCTCTTCGAGACTTTCCGTACCTATGGGGGGAAGCCTTTTTTGCTTAGGGAGCACCTCGACCGTTTATCCGCAGGCTGTCGTGAACTTGGTATCGTATTTGAACCAAATCTTGAACGTCTCGAAGGTTTAATCGCGTCATTGCTGCAAGCTAATGAGCTAGAGGATGCCTATATTCGTTATTCCGTTTCGGCGGGAGAGGAAGCTCTAGGTCTGCCTACGGAAGATTACAAGCAACCAACAGAGATTATCTATATCAAATCACTTCCGGCACGAGATGAGAAAACGTACCAGCAAGGCAAAGCGCTGCAACTGCTGAAGCTGCCCCGCAATACGCCTGAAGGGCTGTACCGCTTCAAGTCTTTTCACTATATGAACAACATTCTTGCCAAAAGAGAGCTTCAGCAATACAGCTGGGCTGCTGGCGCAGAGGGTTTAATGCTTAGCGAAGACGGCTATGTGGCCGAGGGCATCGTCAGCAATATTTTCTTCGTCAAAAATGGCATCGGTTATACGCCTTCATTGGACACGGGCATACTGCCCGGCATTACTAGAGCCCATGTGCTTGGTCTTGCGCAGCAGCAGCAAATTCCAACCCAGGATGGCTTATATCGCTGGGAAGATCTTACCGAGGCTGACGAAGTTTTTCTCGTTAATTCTATTCAAGCTATCGTTCCCGTCACAACATTGTATACACCCAGTGGACAAGCGTACCCAGTTGGCTCTGGTTTGGTAGGGCCGTTAACGCGCCGACTTATGGAGTCGTATCACTAA
- the folB gene encoding dihydroneopterin aldolase, giving the protein MDKITLSRMQFFGNHGVFPEENKLGQRFYVDVELMLPLSKPGKSDHLDDTVNYGEVFFKVKEIVEGRTFKLIEALAENIASELLHTYTSINEVTVRVIKPHPPFAVIFDGVTIEINRKRAVQ; this is encoded by the coding sequence ATGGATAAAATAACCCTGTCCCGCATGCAGTTTTTTGGTAATCATGGCGTGTTTCCGGAAGAGAATAAACTAGGTCAGCGTTTCTATGTTGATGTAGAGCTTATGCTGCCTTTGAGCAAACCGGGAAAGTCGGATCATCTGGATGATACCGTTAATTATGGCGAAGTTTTTTTCAAAGTGAAGGAAATTGTCGAAGGGCGCACCTTCAAATTAATTGAGGCGCTTGCAGAAAATATTGCATCCGAGCTGCTGCATACTTATACTAGTATCAATGAAGTGACGGTGCGCGTCATTAAGCCGCATCCACCCTTTGCCGTTATATTTGACGGCGTCACCATTGAGATTAACCGAAAGCGGGCCGTACAATGA
- the greA gene encoding transcription elongation factor GreA yields MAEKEVILTPQGLKKLEDELEHLKSVKRREVAERIKVAIGYGDISENSEYEDAKNEQAFIEGRIITLEKLLRNARIINNDDVDTNTVSVGSIVTLKDLEFGDLVEYNIVGTAESDPLMNKISNESPVGRAILGKQRGANVDVVVPAGVIQYQIIDIKK; encoded by the coding sequence ATGGCTGAAAAAGAGGTCATTCTTACACCACAAGGTTTAAAGAAGCTTGAAGATGAGCTCGAACATCTGAAATCAGTGAAGCGTCGCGAAGTGGCTGAGAGAATCAAGGTCGCCATCGGATATGGTGATATCAGTGAGAACTCAGAATACGAAGATGCTAAGAACGAACAAGCTTTTATTGAAGGTAGAATCATTACATTAGAAAAACTGCTGCGCAATGCGCGTATTATTAATAACGACGATGTCGATACCAATACCGTAAGTGTTGGCTCAATTGTAACGCTGAAGGATTTAGAATTCGGTGATCTAGTCGAGTACAACATTGTAGGTACGGCGGAATCCGATCCGTTGATGAATAAGATTTCCAATGAAAGCCCTGTAGGCAGAGCTATTCTAGGTAAACAAAGGGGCGCGAACGTCGATGTAGTCGTTCCTGCTGGCGTCATTCAGTATCAAATTATTGATATTAAAAAGTAG
- a CDS encoding helix-turn-helix domain-containing protein → MEKSSVAQRIRAFRKLKGYTQNELADLLGVSIAILGAIERGTRKPDTKIINKISQVLNIEPDELVAAVAR, encoded by the coding sequence ATGGAAAAAAGCTCAGTAGCTCAGCGCATTCGCGCTTTTCGCAAATTAAAGGGATATACACAGAACGAACTGGCTGATTTGCTTGGCGTCTCGATTGCCATTTTGGGAGCGATTGAGAGAGGCACACGCAAGCCGGATACGAAAATTATAAACAAGATCTCGCAAGTCCTTAATATAGAGCCCGACGAGTTAGTCGCGGCGGTTGCGAGATGA
- the hslO gene encoding Hsp33 family molecular chaperone HslO: MSDYLIRGTALGGRVRAFAVQTTVLTEELSRRHQTTPTATAALGRTAAAGLLIGAMLKGEENLIIQVKGEGPIGQIVVDANAKGEVRGYVDNPLVDPPLKENGKLDVAAAVGTEGFLYITKDLGLKEPYKGSVPLISGELAEDFTYYFAKSEQTPSAVALGVLVNTDHSILASGGFVIQLLPGLMDEEIAEIEEMLGRTPSFTSMLGEGLNLEEILQTVLPSFQSLDQMDVMFRCKCSREKVESTLISLGKSELQEILEDEGFAEVVCHFCNEAYRYEEDDLQRMIDL, translated from the coding sequence ATGAGCGATTATTTAATTCGAGGAACGGCTCTCGGGGGCAGGGTTCGAGCGTTTGCGGTGCAAACGACCGTTCTCACCGAAGAACTCAGTCGGAGACACCAAACGACGCCGACAGCCACGGCTGCACTTGGACGGACAGCTGCGGCTGGCCTTTTAATTGGAGCCATGTTGAAGGGTGAGGAGAATCTCATCATTCAAGTGAAGGGCGAGGGGCCCATCGGTCAAATCGTCGTTGATGCCAACGCGAAGGGTGAGGTGCGTGGTTATGTAGATAACCCGCTGGTCGACCCGCCGCTCAAAGAGAATGGCAAGCTTGATGTAGCAGCCGCTGTAGGGACAGAAGGTTTTTTGTACATAACGAAAGATTTGGGATTGAAAGAGCCATACAAAGGCAGTGTTCCTCTCATCTCAGGGGAATTGGCGGAAGATTTCACCTACTACTTTGCAAAGTCGGAACAAACACCATCCGCCGTGGCGCTCGGCGTGCTGGTTAATACTGATCATTCTATCCTGGCCTCAGGCGGGTTCGTGATTCAATTGCTTCCAGGGTTAATGGACGAGGAGATCGCTGAAATTGAGGAAATGCTGGGTCGTACTCCTTCTTTCACCAGTATGTTGGGGGAAGGACTCAATTTAGAAGAGATTCTGCAAACGGTATTGCCTTCGTTCCAGTCATTGGATCAGATGGATGTCATGTTCCGCTGCAAATGCAGTCGTGAAAAGGTAGAGTCCACATTGATTTCTTTAGGGAAATCAGAATTGCAAGAGATTCTTGAAGACGAAGGATTCGCAGAAGTGGTGTGCCATTTCTGCAATGAAGCTTATCGCTATGAGGAAGATGATTTACAAAGAATGATCGATCTATAG
- a CDS encoding anthranilate synthase component I family protein — MILTSLEQWRNWSSTYTMLPYVMKLGLAEERVASWEAAWKGASPDSFVLESGKGGRYTFFGLQPFSTVRGTGLIAEITRLPLTNNEGTNVLHREGKPLDIVKQWMAPFHSPNVEGAPKFLGGCVGYWSYDVIRTIEKLPEEAANDLPIPDYSFAMYDQVWILDHTEKSLYIAVHTQISDISADAADLEQLYQQARDNAHAMLARWQAIRASGSAPLGGAGVDLAREQLHIDVESIAGIQPAFGKADYIAAVQRIQAYISQGDVFQVNLSVRQSRQLSTTPEEIYEALRIVNPSPYMGLLRFDGFALVSGSPELLVQLEDGVLRTRPIAGTRPRGKDEQDDLRLAGELIDNDKERAEHVMLVDLERNDLGRISKYGTVQVKDFMVIEYYSHVMHIVSEVVGELAEGKDVYDVIAATFPGGTITGAPKIRTMEIIEELEPVRRGPYTGSMGWIDYNGNMEFNIIIRTLVAVQGVGHIQAGAGIVIDSIPEREYIESLNKAKAMWKAIEYSERSMSRA, encoded by the coding sequence ATGATCCTAACATCCCTAGAGCAGTGGCGTAATTGGTCATCCACCTACACCATGCTGCCTTATGTCATGAAGCTGGGACTGGCCGAAGAGCGGGTAGCTTCATGGGAAGCAGCCTGGAAGGGCGCCTCCCCGGATTCATTTGTTCTGGAAAGCGGCAAGGGTGGCCGCTACACCTTTTTCGGTCTGCAGCCTTTTTCCACGGTGCGTGGAACCGGTTTGATTGCCGAAATCACCAGGCTGCCTCTCACAAACAATGAAGGAACCAACGTTTTGCATCGGGAAGGCAAGCCGCTAGACATCGTCAAGCAATGGATGGCGCCTTTTCATAGTCCTAATGTAGAGGGAGCTCCTAAGTTTCTAGGCGGATGCGTTGGCTATTGGAGCTACGATGTAATCCGCACGATCGAGAAGCTTCCGGAAGAGGCAGCTAATGATTTGCCGATTCCAGACTACAGCTTCGCTATGTATGATCAGGTATGGATCTTGGATCATACCGAAAAAAGTTTGTATATCGCGGTTCATACACAGATATCCGATATCTCAGCAGACGCTGCCGATCTCGAACAGCTCTACCAGCAAGCGCGCGATAACGCACACGCGATGCTCGCTCGCTGGCAGGCCATCCGCGCCTCTGGAAGCGCACCGCTTGGCGGCGCGGGCGTTGATCTCGCGCGCGAGCAGCTGCACATCGACGTCGAAAGCATCGCAGGCATCCAGCCTGCCTTCGGCAAAGCCGATTACATCGCGGCGGTGCAGCGCATCCAAGCCTACATCTCGCAAGGTGACGTGTTCCAAGTCAACTTGTCGGTTAGACAGAGCCGGCAGCTGAGCACTACGCCGGAGGAGATCTACGAGGCGCTGCGCATCGTCAATCCCTCGCCGTACATGGGCTTGCTGCGCTTCGACGGCTTCGCGCTCGTATCGGGCTCGCCGGAGCTGCTCGTGCAGCTCGAGGACGGCGTCCTGCGGACGCGTCCGATCGCTGGCACGCGTCCACGCGGCAAGGACGAGCAAGATGATCTGCGCCTGGCTGGCGAGCTCATCGACAATGACAAAGAGCGTGCCGAGCACGTCATGCTGGTCGATCTTGAGCGCAACGACCTGGGCCGCATCTCCAAGTACGGCACTGTCCAAGTGAAGGACTTCATGGTCATAGAATACTATTCCCATGTCATGCACATCGTCTCGGAAGTCGTTGGTGAGCTGGCAGAAGGGAAGGATGTCTATGATGTCATTGCTGCGACATTCCCTGGAGGAACCATCACCGGAGCTCCTAAGATTCGGACGATGGAAATTATTGAAGAATTAGAGCCCGTGCGTCGCGGACCTTATACGGGTTCGATGGGATGGATTGACTATAACGGCAATATGGAATTTAATATTATTATACGAACGCTGGTAGCTGTGCAAGGAGTAGGCCATATTCAAGCGGGGGCAGGGATCGTCATTGATTCTATTCCGGAGCGAGAATATATCGAATCCCTGAACAAAGCCAAAGCGATGTGGAAAGCGATAGAATATAGCGAGCGGAGCATGAGCCGAGCTTAG
- the dusB gene encoding tRNA dihydrouridine synthase DusB, with amino-acid sequence MLKIGNVEAPNRVVLAPMAGVCNPAFRLIAKEFGTGLVCAEMVSDKAIVHGNTRSMEMLYVDDREKPLSLQIFGGDTETLVQAAKIVDQHTNADIIDINMGCPVPKITKCDAGARWLLQPDKIEQMIATVVAAVNKPVTVKMRIGWDSEHIYAIENAKAVERGGGSAVSVHGRTREQLYTGKADWDIIRDVKQALSIPVIGNGDVVTPEDAKRMLDHTGVDGVMIGRGALGNPWMLYRTVQYLANGELPPEPTPEEKIRIAILHMDRLIALKGEHVAVKEMRKHMAWYLKGLTGSARVKDAIMEMLKRDEMVRVLNEYVEHLSVETLAPTAEESAVVQ; translated from the coding sequence GTGCTGAAAATAGGAAATGTCGAAGCTCCCAATCGCGTTGTGCTCGCCCCCATGGCGGGCGTTTGTAATCCAGCATTTCGACTGATTGCCAAGGAATTTGGCACAGGTCTGGTATGTGCAGAAATGGTTAGTGATAAAGCTATCGTTCACGGGAATACGCGTTCGATGGAGATGCTATATGTAGACGATCGTGAGAAGCCGCTAAGCCTGCAAATTTTTGGTGGTGATACGGAAACCCTCGTGCAAGCAGCCAAAATTGTTGATCAGCATACGAATGCGGATATCATCGATATCAATATGGGCTGTCCGGTTCCCAAGATCACCAAGTGCGACGCTGGAGCGCGGTGGCTGCTCCAACCTGACAAGATTGAGCAAATGATCGCAACCGTTGTTGCTGCTGTAAACAAGCCGGTAACCGTGAAAATGCGGATCGGTTGGGATTCCGAACACATTTACGCGATCGAGAATGCGAAAGCTGTCGAAAGAGGCGGAGGAAGTGCCGTCAGTGTGCACGGTCGTACACGAGAGCAGCTGTATACAGGGAAAGCGGATTGGGATATTATCCGTGATGTGAAGCAGGCACTCTCGATCCCGGTAATTGGGAATGGCGATGTTGTAACCCCCGAAGATGCCAAGCGCATGTTGGATCACACGGGTGTAGATGGCGTCATGATCGGACGTGGAGCGCTAGGCAACCCATGGATGCTATACCGCACGGTACAGTATCTGGCTAACGGGGAACTGCCTCCTGAGCCTACGCCGGAAGAGAAAATTCGTATCGCCATCCTCCATATGGACCGTCTTATCGCCCTCAAAGGCGAGCACGTTGCCGTCAAGGAAATGCGCAAGCACATGGCCTGGTATCTCAAAGGCTTAACAGGTTCAGCTCGTGTGAAGGATGCCATCATGGAGATGCTCAAGCGGGATGAGATGGTGCGGGTTTTGAATGAATATGTCGAGCATCTCTCTGTAGAAACGCTGGCGCCAACTGCTGAAGAATCAGCTGTTGTGCAATAA
- a CDS encoding peptidylprolyl isomerase, which yields MQNVKRLWGAIIVLAVCNLVLTSLLITHSMNQTEPSQPTEPEQQGEQKNERVVAKIGDREITIKELHTALERHYGTELLGQLLDREVISLEGNETGTAIGNAEINRELKRMQQGYESEEQFYASMQNQLGLSKQEIQEDVTNKLLLEKLATSHVHITDAQVDEYIKTHADEFKQATEYNILQIIVSTKDQANKVIAELAKGESFATLARDRSLDDATNNTGGDLGWIEGDDPFVAAPVLESAKLLKVGEVSKPVSLPQGFAIVKLKNKREKVNPEQGFIRENVRRELALQEAPPLKDYVLQLRNKWKVSIIDPQLR from the coding sequence ATGCAGAACGTAAAACGATTGTGGGGAGCCATCATTGTGCTGGCTGTATGTAATCTCGTGCTCACATCCTTGCTGATCACCCATTCCATGAATCAAACAGAACCAAGTCAGCCTACAGAACCTGAACAGCAAGGTGAGCAGAAGAACGAGCGGGTAGTCGCCAAAATTGGGGATCGTGAAATAACCATAAAAGAACTGCATACGGCGTTGGAACGCCATTACGGGACGGAACTACTGGGTCAATTGTTGGATCGCGAAGTGATAAGTCTGGAAGGAAACGAGACGGGGACTGCGATAGGGAACGCGGAGATTAACCGTGAATTGAAGCGGATGCAGCAAGGATATGAGAGCGAAGAACAATTCTACGCATCTATGCAAAATCAGTTAGGACTGTCGAAGCAAGAAATCCAAGAGGATGTAACGAATAAGTTATTGCTTGAGAAGCTTGCAACGAGTCATGTCCATATTACCGATGCACAAGTAGATGAGTATATCAAGACACATGCGGATGAATTCAAACAAGCAACAGAGTACAACATCCTTCAGATTATCGTGTCCACCAAGGACCAAGCGAACAAAGTCATTGCGGAACTGGCTAAAGGGGAGAGCTTTGCAACCTTGGCCAGAGATCGCTCGCTCGATGATGCAACCAACAACACCGGTGGTGATTTGGGTTGGATCGAGGGAGATGATCCCTTTGTTGCTGCGCCCGTTCTGGAATCGGCTAAATTGCTGAAGGTAGGGGAAGTAAGCAAGCCTGTTAGTTTGCCACAGGGCTTCGCGATCGTGAAATTGAAGAACAAGCGAGAGAAAGTGAATCCGGAACAAGGCTTTATTCGGGAGAATGTGCGCAGGGAACTGGCTCTTCAGGAAGCCCCGCCATTGAAGGATTATGTGCTGCAGCTCCGCAACAAGTGGAAAGTGTCAATCATAGACCCGCAATTACGTTAA